A window of Photobacterium sp. GJ3 contains these coding sequences:
- a CDS encoding YggT family protein has protein sequence MNAIAFLVSTFFDLYIMVVLLRLWLQWARADFYNPFSQFVVKATQPIVGPLRRIIPSLGSLDLATLLFAYVLTIAKYIVLQLVLTNGGVAFSPDLFWLSGLSLLKAAGGLVFWVLLIRAIMSWVSQGQSPIEYVMHQLTEPMTAPIRRVIPAIGGLDLSVLVLFIGLHFANILMGDIIGPVWFKL, from the coding sequence TTCTGCTGCGTTTGTGGCTGCAATGGGCCAGAGCCGATTTTTATAACCCTTTCTCCCAGTTCGTGGTGAAAGCAACTCAGCCGATAGTGGGTCCGCTTCGCCGTATCATTCCATCACTGGGATCGCTGGATCTGGCAACCCTGCTGTTTGCCTATGTGCTGACCATTGCAAAATATATTGTGCTGCAACTGGTACTAACCAACGGTGGTGTGGCATTCAGCCCTGATCTGTTCTGGCTCTCCGGCCTGTCACTGCTGAAAGCTGCGGGTGGCCTGGTCTTCTGGGTGCTGCTGATCCGAGCCATTATGAGCTGGGTCAGCCAGGGACAAAGCCCGATTGAATATGTCATGCATCAGCTGACTGAACCGATGACGGCCCCGATCCGACGCGTGATCCCTGCTATTGGTGGTTTGGATTTAAGTGTTCTGGTGCTGTTTATCGGTCTGCACTTCGCCAATATTCTGATGGGCGATATTATCGGTCCAGTCTGGTTCAAGCTGTAA
- the yggU gene encoding DUF167 family protein YggU, with protein MGAVTQEKADLVIRFYVQPKASRDQLVGTHGDEIKIAITAPPVDGKANSHLIKFLAKQFKVAKSQVTIEKGETGRHKQIRICAPQIIPEVISALL; from the coding sequence ATGGGTGCTGTTACGCAGGAAAAAGCGGATCTGGTGATCCGCTTTTACGTTCAACCGAAAGCCAGCCGAGATCAACTGGTCGGCACGCACGGCGATGAAATCAAAATCGCCATCACGGCGCCCCCTGTAGACGGCAAGGCCAACAGCCATCTCATCAAATTTCTGGCCAAACAGTTTAAAGTTGCAAAAAGTCAGGTCACGATTGAAAAAGGTGAAACAGGACGTCACAAACAGATTCGGATTTGCGCTCCACAGATCATCCCCGAAGTGATCAGTGCTCTGCTCTGA
- a CDS encoding DUF4426 domain-containing protein: MKQLLVALIVLCSMSFPVSAEQLKNIGELEVHYSTFPSTFLTPDVAKTYRIQRSRYSALINVTVLDTSAEGKPAVAALVKGTARNLIGNQKDLNFREIREGDAIYYIAELTHANEERFRFNIDVSRQSTNGNIQFEQTYFSE, from the coding sequence ATGAAACAGTTACTGGTTGCTTTGATTGTACTGTGCAGCATGTCATTTCCAGTGAGTGCCGAACAGTTGAAAAATATCGGTGAACTTGAAGTTCACTACTCGACCTTTCCGTCAACGTTTCTGACGCCGGATGTCGCCAAAACCTACCGGATTCAGCGCAGCCGCTACTCTGCCCTGATTAACGTCACCGTACTGGATACCAGTGCAGAGGGAAAACCTGCAGTCGCAGCACTGGTCAAAGGCACCGCCCGGAACCTGATCGGGAACCAGAAGGATTTAAATTTCCGTGAGATCCGCGAAGGGGATGCCATTTACTATATTGCCGAACTGACGCATGCCAACGAGGAAAGATTCCGTTTCAATATCGACGTTTCCCGTCAGTCGACCAACGGCAATATCCAGTTTGAACAGACCTATTTCTCTGAATAA
- a CDS encoding XTP/dITP diphosphatase has translation MSKLVLATGNQGKVREMASLLADFGFDVIAQSDLSVSDVAETGTTFIENAIIKARHAARETGLPAIADDSGLEVDALKGAPGIYSARYAGEGASDQQNLDKLLEAMKDVPASERTARFHCVLVMMRHADDPTPLICHGTWEGRILTDAQGDNGFGYDPVFWVPEDNCASAQLAPARKKQLSHRGKALQQLFAALKEA, from the coding sequence ATGAGCAAACTTGTACTCGCCACCGGCAATCAGGGCAAAGTCCGAGAAATGGCTAGCCTGCTGGCTGATTTCGGCTTTGATGTCATCGCGCAGAGCGATCTCAGCGTGTCAGATGTTGCTGAAACCGGAACAACTTTTATTGAAAACGCGATTATCAAGGCACGTCATGCCGCCCGAGAAACCGGCCTGCCTGCAATTGCAGATGACTCTGGCTTAGAAGTCGACGCACTGAAAGGTGCCCCCGGTATTTATTCTGCCCGCTATGCCGGAGAAGGCGCGAGCGACCAGCAGAATCTCGACAAACTCCTGGAAGCGATGAAAGACGTGCCGGCGTCCGAGCGGACCGCACGTTTTCACTGCGTGCTGGTGATGATGCGCCATGCTGACGATCCGACGCCACTGATCTGCCATGGCACCTGGGAAGGACGAATTCTGACCGACGCTCAGGGTGACAACGGTTTTGGCTATGATCCGGTTTTCTGGGTGCCTGAAGACAACTGCGCGTCTGCCCAACTGGCACCAGCGCGTAAGAAACAACTGTCCCACCGGGGCAAAGCGTTGCAACAGCTATTTGCCGCGCTGAAGGAAGCCTGA
- the hemW gene encoding radical SAM family heme chaperone HemW produces MLTPPPLSLYVHIPWCVQKCPYCDFNSHALKEAIPELDYIDALLDDLDIDLARFGLESQPRPLHSIFIGGGTPSLISAPEIKRLLSGIQARIPFSDHIEITMEANPGTVEAGRFQAYREAGVNRISIGVQSFQDEKLKRLGRIHGCEEAVRAAGLAQEAGLNSFNLDLMHGLPDQSVADAIGDLKQAIALDPPHLSWYQLTIEPNTLFYSKPPTLPDDDDLWDIFEQGHALLSAAGYEQYEISGYSKPGKQCQHNLNYWRFGDYLGIGCGAHGKVSFADGTITRTVKVKHPRGYLNPQKAYLDQETQVADTERPFEFFMNRFRLLEACPKQDYVERTGLPLDSIRQPITWALEKQYLMDQGDHWQITEQGKLFLNDLLAAFVAEDEEA; encoded by the coding sequence ATGCTGACCCCACCGCCACTGAGCCTGTATGTCCACATCCCCTGGTGTGTACAAAAGTGCCCGTACTGTGATTTCAACTCGCATGCGCTGAAAGAAGCGATCCCGGAACTGGATTACATTGACGCGCTGCTTGATGATCTCGACATCGATCTGGCACGCTTTGGCCTGGAATCACAGCCACGTCCGCTGCATTCTATTTTTATCGGCGGGGGGACGCCCAGCCTGATTTCGGCACCGGAGATCAAGCGATTGCTGTCTGGCATTCAGGCCCGGATCCCGTTCAGCGATCACATCGAAATCACCATGGAAGCGAATCCGGGAACCGTTGAAGCCGGGCGTTTTCAGGCCTACCGTGAGGCCGGAGTCAACCGGATTTCCATCGGAGTGCAAAGCTTTCAGGATGAGAAACTCAAGCGACTGGGCCGCATCCACGGCTGTGAGGAAGCGGTGCGTGCTGCCGGGCTTGCTCAAGAAGCCGGGCTGAACAGTTTTAATCTGGATCTGATGCATGGCCTGCCGGATCAGAGCGTGGCGGATGCCATTGGCGATCTGAAACAGGCCATCGCACTGGATCCGCCACATCTGTCGTGGTATCAGCTGACGATCGAGCCCAATACCCTGTTCTACTCCAAGCCGCCGACGTTACCCGACGATGATGACTTGTGGGACATCTTCGAGCAGGGCCATGCGCTCCTGAGCGCAGCAGGCTATGAACAGTACGAAATTTCCGGCTACAGCAAACCGGGCAAGCAATGTCAGCATAACCTGAACTACTGGCGGTTTGGTGACTATCTGGGGATTGGCTGTGGCGCGCACGGCAAAGTCAGCTTTGCAGATGGCACCATCACCCGTACGGTAAAAGTGAAGCATCCGCGCGGCTATCTGAATCCGCAGAAAGCTTATCTGGATCAGGAGACACAGGTTGCCGACACCGAGCGGCCATTTGAATTCTTTATGAACCGTTTCCGCTTGCTGGAAGCCTGTCCAAAGCAGGATTATGTGGAACGGACCGGCCTGCCGCTGGACAGCATCCGTCAGCCGATAACCTGGGCACTGGAGAAGCAGTATCTGATGGATCAGGGCGATCACTGGCAGATCACGGAGCAGGGAAAACTTTTCCTCAATGATCTGTTGGCAGCTTTTGTCGCCGAAGACGAAGAAGCCTGA
- the glsB gene encoding glutaminase B, translating into MKPSEQLLNEILDEVRPLIGQGKVANYIPALAEVPASRLGIAVCYNDGEVIQAGDSDIGFSIQSISKVLSLTLAMTLYEADEIWSRVGKEPSGHAFNSMIQLEMEQGIPRNPFINAGALVVSDLLHSRLSAPQYRMLELVRMLACNPNVVYDKDVAASEMQHSDRNAAIAYLMRSFGNFKNEVVPVLGNYFGYCALKMSCVDLARTFSYLANQGQPLCAATPLISPTQSKQINALLATCGLYDGAGEFAYRVGMPGKSGVGGGIIAIVPGEMSIAVWSPELDDSGNSVAGTAALELLAERIGRSIF; encoded by the coding sequence ATGAAGCCAAGTGAGCAGTTGCTGAATGAGATTCTGGATGAAGTCCGGCCGTTAATTGGGCAGGGTAAAGTCGCCAATTATATTCCGGCACTGGCCGAAGTTCCGGCAAGCCGGCTGGGTATCGCCGTGTGCTATAACGACGGTGAAGTGATTCAGGCCGGTGACAGCGATATCGGGTTTTCGATTCAGTCGATATCCAAAGTTCTGAGCCTGACACTGGCGATGACACTGTACGAAGCGGATGAAATCTGGTCGAGAGTGGGGAAAGAGCCTTCAGGCCATGCATTTAATTCCATGATCCAGCTGGAAATGGAACAGGGGATCCCCCGCAATCCCTTTATCAACGCGGGGGCGCTGGTGGTGTCGGATCTGCTGCACAGCCGCCTTTCTGCGCCGCAGTACCGGATGCTGGAACTGGTGCGGATGCTGGCCTGTAATCCGAATGTGGTTTACGACAAAGATGTCGCTGCCTCTGAAATGCAGCACAGCGATCGCAATGCCGCGATTGCCTATCTGATGCGCTCCTTCGGCAATTTTAAGAATGAAGTGGTGCCTGTGCTGGGGAACTACTTTGGTTATTGCGCCCTGAAAATGAGCTGTGTGGATCTGGCCCGGACCTTCAGCTATCTGGCCAATCAGGGGCAGCCGCTGTGTGCTGCGACGCCGCTGATTTCGCCGACGCAGAGTAAACAGATCAATGCGTTACTGGCAACCTGCGGTTTGTATGACGGTGCAGGTGAGTTTGCTTACCGGGTCGGTATGCCGGGGAAATCCGGAGTCGGTGGTGGGATTATCGCGATTGTACCGGGTGAGATGTCGATTGCCGTCTGGTCGCCGGAGCTCGATGATTCCGGTAACTCTGTGGCCGGGACGGCAGCACTGGAATTGCTGGCTGAACGAATCGGCCGCTCGATTTTCTGA
- the trmB gene encoding tRNA (guanosine(46)-N7)-methyltransferase TrmB, whose translation MSQESRTNAEVTLSEFNEDGKLVRKIRSFVRREGRLTKGQQLALENNWPAMGIDFEQQPLNWTDVFGREGHVVLEIGFGMGASLVEMASNAPEKNFVGIEVHSPGVGACLMGAEAASLKNLRVMCHDAVEVFEHMIPDGSLDTVQLFFPDPWHKARHHKRRIVQPAFVEMVRKKLKIGGIFHMATDWENYAEHMVEVMNAAPGYENTATDGDYIPRPEERPLTKFEARGHRLGHGVWDMKFARTE comes from the coding sequence ATGAGCCAAGAATCGAGAACGAACGCTGAAGTCACTCTGTCTGAATTCAATGAAGACGGAAAACTGGTTCGTAAAATTCGCAGTTTCGTCCGTCGTGAAGGCCGTTTAACCAAGGGTCAGCAACTGGCTTTGGAAAACAACTGGCCAGCGATGGGCATCGACTTTGAACAGCAACCCCTGAACTGGACTGATGTTTTCGGTCGTGAAGGTCATGTGGTGCTGGAAATCGGTTTTGGCATGGGTGCGTCTCTGGTCGAGATGGCCAGCAATGCGCCGGAGAAAAACTTTGTCGGGATTGAAGTTCACAGTCCGGGCGTGGGTGCCTGCCTGATGGGGGCAGAAGCTGCATCGCTGAAGAATCTGCGGGTGATGTGTCACGATGCGGTGGAAGTGTTTGAGCACATGATTCCGGACGGCAGCCTGGATACCGTGCAGCTGTTCTTCCCGGACCCATGGCACAAAGCACGCCATCATAAGCGCCGTATTGTTCAGCCTGCTTTTGTAGAAATGGTGCGTAAGAAGCTGAAAATCGGCGGTATTTTCCATATGGCAACAGACTGGGAAAACTATGCCGAGCATATGGTTGAAGTGATGAATGCTGCGCCGGGCTATGAGAACACGGCCACTGACGGGGATTACATTCCGCGTCCGGAGGAACGTCCGCTGACCAAATTCGAAGCCCGTGGCCATCGCCTGGGTCACGGTGTATGGGATATGAAGTTCGCCCGTACAGAATAA
- the mutY gene encoding A/G-specific adenine glycosylase, with translation MKQFPLPPETFQDRLIQWQQTHGRHDLPWQQNPTPYRVLVSEIMLQQTQVATVIPYFERWMESFPTIEALAAATEDDVMNHWQGLGYYSRARNLRKAALYVTDACAGEFPAQVDQLLKIPGVGRYTAGAIASFAYNTYGPIVDGNVKRLFCRFFGIEGVPGTTQVDKQLWHHAEQFTPQQNNRAFAQGLLDMGATVCKPKNPVCDDCAFQDKCIAFNTDHVAALPTPKPKKVVPTRPGQFLWIESDGQLLLEKREENGIWGALWCLPQIYLEPEQLGDHVELKGTFKHTFTHYKLNASVWSVDRLSNQTGNQQWFAMDALSDLGLPTPIRKFIEKRV, from the coding sequence ATGAAGCAATTTCCCTTGCCACCTGAAACCTTTCAGGATCGTCTGATCCAATGGCAACAAACCCATGGCCGCCATGATTTGCCCTGGCAGCAAAATCCAACCCCTTACCGGGTGCTCGTTTCCGAAATCATGCTTCAGCAAACTCAGGTCGCCACGGTCATCCCCTACTTTGAACGCTGGATGGAAAGCTTCCCGACCATCGAAGCGCTGGCCGCCGCCACCGAAGATGACGTGATGAACCACTGGCAGGGGCTGGGTTATTACTCCCGTGCCCGCAATCTGAGAAAAGCCGCCCTGTATGTCACCGATGCATGTGCAGGCGAGTTTCCGGCACAGGTGGATCAACTGCTGAAGATTCCGGGGGTCGGCCGCTATACCGCCGGAGCCATTGCTTCATTTGCCTATAACACCTACGGTCCGATCGTCGACGGCAACGTCAAACGTCTGTTCTGCCGTTTCTTTGGCATCGAAGGCGTGCCGGGCACAACTCAGGTCGACAAACAGCTCTGGCACCATGCCGAGCAATTTACCCCGCAGCAAAACAACCGGGCGTTTGCGCAGGGGCTGCTCGACATGGGGGCAACCGTCTGTAAACCGAAAAATCCGGTCTGCGATGACTGCGCCTTTCAGGACAAATGTATTGCCTTCAATACCGACCACGTTGCAGCGTTGCCAACACCAAAACCGAAAAAAGTCGTCCCGACCCGTCCCGGCCAGTTTCTGTGGATCGAATCCGACGGCCAGCTACTGCTGGAAAAACGGGAAGAGAATGGCATCTGGGGCGCGCTCTGGTGCCTGCCGCAAATCTATCTGGAACCCGAACAGCTCGGAGACCATGTTGAACTCAAAGGCACCTTCAAACATACCTTCACCCATTACAAACTGAACGCCAGCGTCTGGTCGGTGGATCGCCTGAGCAATCAGACCGGCAACCAGCAGTGGTTTGCCATGGATGCCCTGAGTGATTTGGGCCTGCCGACGCCCATTCGTAAATTTATTGAAAAACGCGTCTGA
- a CDS encoding oxidative damage protection protein has translation MSRTVFCARLKKEADGLDFQLYPGELGKRIFDNISKEAWAEWQSKQTMLINEKKLNMMDPEHRKLLETEMVKFLFEGQDVIIDGYTPPSE, from the coding sequence ATGAGCCGTACTGTATTTTGTGCCCGACTGAAAAAAGAAGCCGATGGTCTGGATTTCCAGCTGTACCCGGGTGAACTGGGTAAGCGTATTTTCGACAACATTTCGAAAGAAGCCTGGGCTGAATGGCAAAGCAAGCAAACCATGCTGATCAATGAGAAAAAGCTGAACATGATGGATCCGGAGCACCGTAAGCTGCTGGAAACGGAAATGGTGAAGTTCCTGTTTGAAGGTCAGGATGTGATCATCGACGGTTACACACCGCCAAGCGAGTGA
- the mltC gene encoding membrane-bound lytic murein transglycosylase MltC → MKKALLLATLTLLLSGCSRELVEKVYKVDYAPTNRFAKNLAPLPGQFTKDTAALDRLIQTFSGQVKQRWGNDNVLIASKRHYVKYTDGYQSRAHVDFDKGLVTIETVATTNPKQHLIDAIATTLLTPADPAEVDLYSAQDFALSGSPFLLGQVLDQDGKSIEWSWRAKRYAEYLVNHQMKTKKVRFQNAHYVEIPMVADHVSKRSYKYADIVREASRRYGIKEDLIYAIIKTESSFNPYAVSPANAYGLMQVVPKTAGADVFKLVKKRSGQPSPQYLFDPAKNIDTGTAYFYLLQNRYLKEVRNPLSLHYSMISAYNGGTGGVLNTFHKDRKRAMQDLNRLQPNQVYWALTNKHPKGEARRYLEKVTNFQKEFNNGKI, encoded by the coding sequence ATGAAGAAAGCACTCCTCCTTGCCACCCTGACACTACTGCTCAGTGGCTGTAGCCGTGAACTGGTTGAGAAGGTCTATAAAGTTGATTACGCCCCAACCAACCGGTTTGCCAAGAATCTGGCACCATTACCCGGCCAGTTCACCAAAGATACCGCAGCGCTGGACCGCCTGATCCAGACCTTCAGTGGTCAGGTGAAACAGCGCTGGGGCAACGACAACGTCCTGATAGCCAGCAAGCGTCATTACGTTAAATACACCGATGGCTATCAGAGCCGGGCACATGTCGATTTTGACAAAGGTCTCGTCACCATCGAAACCGTTGCCACCACCAATCCCAAGCAACACCTGATCGATGCCATTGCCACAACCCTGCTGACCCCTGCCGATCCGGCGGAAGTCGATCTGTACTCCGCGCAGGATTTTGCCCTGTCCGGCAGCCCTTTCCTGCTCGGACAGGTGCTGGATCAGGATGGCAAATCCATCGAGTGGTCCTGGCGGGCCAAACGTTATGCGGAATATCTGGTCAATCATCAGATGAAAACCAAAAAAGTCCGTTTTCAGAATGCCCACTATGTGGAAATTCCCATGGTGGCCGACCATGTCAGCAAACGAAGCTACAAGTATGCGGATATTGTGCGTGAGGCCTCTCGACGCTATGGCATCAAAGAAGATCTGATCTACGCCATCATCAAAACCGAGAGCAGCTTTAACCCCTATGCCGTGAGCCCGGCCAATGCTTATGGTCTGATGCAGGTCGTCCCGAAAACAGCAGGTGCCGATGTGTTTAAGCTGGTGAAAAAGCGCTCGGGACAGCCGTCACCGCAATATCTGTTTGATCCGGCCAAAAACATTGATACCGGCACAGCCTATTTCTATCTGCTGCAGAATCGATATCTGAAAGAAGTCCGCAATCCGCTCTCACTGCATTACAGCATGATTTCGGCGTACAACGGTGGCACTGGCGGTGTACTCAACACTTTCCACAAAGATCGCAAGCGCGCCATGCAGGATCTGAACCGACTGCAACCGAATCAGGTGTACTGGGCACTGACCAACAAGCATCCCAAAGGGGAGGCCAGACGTTATCTGGAGAAAGTGACCAACTTCCAGAAAGAGTTTAACAACGGAAAAATCTGA
- a CDS encoding lytic polysaccharide monooxygenase, with protein sequence MLLQNTAWRKGIWLLGAGSIMSSLSTTAQAHGYMEYPPARQEICAQDGGYWDSTDGSTIPNAACRAAFLESGWYPFVQKPEFATLVSDFNNQAAVELAIPDGKLCSAADSKKSGMDLPSPYWQKTTIDTTNQGQLSVLYRAETPHNPSFWKFYLTKPGFDSATQVLTWGDLELIADVGNIPTTTINGLKYYQMTITLPTDRTGDAILYTRWQRDDPAGEGFYNCTDIRFAGSDTGQPDAWTQAGAFVKATDIAQPDETVWFRIFDQNGVEAVSEQLAITAANQSQSIWAATLADTVNQTYPQQVQVGKQGADGSIVFDAQDLYGNQIFLKNRDYTYQLDIKLLPAAPAWDANKAYVAGDKVLFEGLVYTAKWWTKGEQPGQAAVWALN encoded by the coding sequence ATGTTGCTTCAAAATACCGCGTGGCGGAAAGGGATATGGTTGCTGGGCGCCGGTTCAATCATGAGTTCCTTATCAACAACAGCACAGGCACATGGGTACATGGAATACCCGCCAGCCAGACAGGAAATCTGTGCACAGGATGGAGGCTACTGGGATTCAACAGATGGCTCGACGATTCCCAATGCAGCCTGCCGGGCAGCGTTCCTTGAATCTGGCTGGTACCCCTTCGTGCAGAAGCCGGAGTTTGCCACACTGGTGTCGGATTTTAACAATCAGGCTGCCGTTGAGCTGGCCATCCCCGATGGCAAACTATGTTCTGCCGCAGACAGCAAAAAATCCGGGATGGACCTCCCCTCCCCTTACTGGCAGAAAACAACCATTGATACGACCAATCAAGGTCAGCTCAGTGTTTTATACCGCGCTGAGACGCCTCACAACCCGAGCTTCTGGAAGTTCTACCTGACCAAGCCAGGCTTCGACAGTGCCACGCAGGTACTGACCTGGGGCGATCTGGAGCTCATCGCAGATGTCGGTAATATCCCGACCACCACCATTAACGGCCTCAAGTATTATCAGATGACCATCACCTTACCCACCGACAGAACGGGCGATGCGATTCTCTATACCCGCTGGCAGCGTGATGACCCGGCTGGTGAAGGATTTTACAACTGTACCGACATCCGGTTTGCAGGCTCGGATACCGGTCAGCCGGATGCGTGGACCCAAGCTGGTGCTTTCGTGAAAGCGACAGACATTGCCCAGCCGGATGAAACCGTCTGGTTCCGGATCTTCGACCAAAACGGTGTTGAAGCGGTTTCTGAGCAACTGGCCATCACAGCCGCCAACCAGTCCCAGTCGATCTGGGCGGCGACTTTAGCGGACACCGTCAATCAGACCTACCCACAGCAGGTGCAGGTCGGCAAACAAGGGGCGGATGGCAGTATTGTGTTTGACGCTCAGGATCTCTATGGCAACCAGATCTTCCTGAAAAACAGGGATTACACTTACCAGCTGGATATCAAGCTGCTGCCAGCAGCGCCCGCTTGGGATGCCAATAAGGCGTATGTCGCAGGTGATAAGGTGCTGTTTGAAGGCCTGGTCTATACCGCAAAATGGTGGACCAAAGGTGAACAACCCGGACAGGCAGCCGTCTGGGCACTCAATTAA
- a CDS encoding DUF1566 domain-containing protein, with the protein MMLKKIVGAWFCALLCSANAMAAFQSCYQDMSGSAPDIRFQENKHGTVTDLQTNLVWRRCLMGTAWDSAQQTCVGAREGYSWKKALFQIDLNEKNKVIDGVSGWRMPNIKELVSLREVACISPAVNLKAFPGLIRTEDEQWEATSNVWSSTPHPASQTILSLGLNDGMVMHYGYQDFELGVLLVSDGAQ; encoded by the coding sequence ATGATGTTGAAAAAAATTGTTGGCGCATGGTTCTGTGCGTTGCTGTGCTCAGCCAATGCGATGGCTGCATTTCAGTCCTGCTATCAGGATATGTCCGGCAGCGCACCGGATATCCGTTTTCAGGAAAACAAGCATGGGACAGTGACGGATCTGCAGACCAATCTGGTCTGGCGTCGTTGCCTGATGGGCACAGCGTGGGATTCGGCGCAGCAAACCTGTGTGGGTGCGCGGGAAGGTTATAGCTGGAAGAAAGCGCTGTTCCAGATTGATCTGAACGAGAAGAACAAAGTGATAGATGGGGTCTCCGGATGGCGGATGCCCAACATCAAAGAGCTGGTGAGCCTGCGTGAGGTCGCCTGTATTTCACCGGCGGTGAACCTCAAAGCTTTCCCGGGCCTGATCCGGACCGAAGATGAACAATGGGAAGCGACCTCCAATGTCTGGTCTTCCACACCGCATCCCGCAAGTCAGACGATTCTGAGCCTGGGTTTGAATGATGGCATGGTGATGCATTACGGCTATCAGGATTTTGAACTGGGTGTGCTGCTGGTGAGTGACGGCGCACAGTAA
- a CDS encoding DUF1566 domain-containing protein, translated as MKSIQLAVLPVALTMVLSGCNGSGSGSSNSGDQHQPTYDVSGRVSSASVDLPMTVCADVNRDWTCSTDEPSVRATQYHFTLTSTDIRVKTSPLLVQATPVVAARSTTPTTLNLAAPAARENAHTLINGITTMVVGEMMSGASLNTAIASVKNHLTALGMTPPSDLLAGSDDAALAELDGKVLSLLSQLSSRHADYGVAVAGAAKGLGIYGADLMAETLDEAKLEKILLLGRMSVKQLNDTGMVQHLNLSTGTLTDEPDAGAPGQDASFGLDVTDGGFKFTKLDAKGQPLPEDSATWHCVKDERSGLVWEIKADDAGSFRDKHRLFALETETMKPHADELALASCSSDQLEVCTTQAYSQKLNESALCGKTNWRLPTMHEQYDLLDFSETATDVNNNIYGLTVTFFNDLWIGSEDLPYGFYWSSTLLRTDPGYTSGKAITYLTQMTGADGGTGLGEITAYQALCVPGEECLSPNVMAVRMVAE; from the coding sequence ATGAAATCAATCCAACTTGCGGTCTTGCCGGTTGCGCTGACCATGGTTCTGAGCGGGTGTAATGGCTCGGGCTCCGGCAGCAGCAATTCAGGTGATCAGCATCAACCGACCTACGACGTCAGCGGTCGTGTGTCCTCGGCATCGGTTGATCTGCCGATGACAGTATGTGCGGATGTCAATCGTGACTGGACATGCAGTACTGATGAACCGTCGGTCAGGGCCACGCAATATCACTTTACGCTCACCAGTACAGACATCCGGGTGAAGACATCCCCGCTACTGGTTCAGGCCACGCCAGTGGTTGCTGCCCGTTCAACAACGCCGACGACATTGAATCTGGCTGCACCGGCTGCCCGTGAAAATGCGCATACGCTGATCAATGGGATCACCACCATGGTCGTCGGGGAAATGATGTCCGGCGCCAGCCTGAATACAGCGATTGCCTCGGTGAAAAATCACCTGACAGCACTCGGGATGACGCCGCCATCGGATTTGCTGGCAGGCAGTGATGATGCCGCGCTGGCTGAACTGGACGGCAAGGTGCTCTCTTTGCTCAGCCAGTTGAGCAGCCGCCATGCTGACTATGGCGTCGCGGTTGCCGGTGCAGCGAAAGGTTTGGGCATTTATGGTGCCGATCTGATGGCAGAGACACTGGATGAAGCGAAGCTGGAGAAAATCCTGTTACTGGGCCGGATGTCGGTCAAACAGCTCAATGACACCGGCATGGTTCAGCATCTGAATCTGTCGACAGGTACATTGACGGATGAGCCAGATGCCGGCGCACCGGGACAGGATGCCAGTTTCGGACTGGATGTGACCGATGGCGGTTTCAAGTTCACCAAACTGGACGCCAAGGGGCAGCCTCTGCCTGAAGACAGTGCGACCTGGCACTGTGTGAAAGATGAGCGCAGTGGCCTTGTCTGGGAAATCAAAGCGGATGATGCGGGTTCATTCCGCGACAAACACCGTCTGTTTGCACTGGAAACCGAGACTATGAAGCCACATGCCGATGAACTTGCACTGGCGTCGTGCAGCTCGGATCAACTGGAAGTCTGCACAACTCAGGCGTACAGCCAGAAACTGAATGAATCAGCACTGTGCGGAAAAACCAACTGGCGTCTGCCGACGATGCATGAGCAGTATGACTTGCTCGATTTCAGTGAAACGGCAACCGACGTAAACAACAACATTTATGGCCTGACAGTGACGTTCTTCAATGATCTGTGGATCGGCAGTGAAGACTTACCTTATGGCTTCTACTGGTCTTCCACTCTGTTGCGAACGGATCCCGGTTATACCTCAGGTAAAGCGATAACCTATCTGACGCAGATGACGGGTGCTGACGGTGGCACAGGATTGGGCGAAATCACGGCCTATCAGGCACTGTGTGTGCCGGGTGAAGAATGTCTGTCGCCAAATGTGATGGCAGTTCGGATGGTTGCGGAATAA